The Saccharothrix violaceirubra genome segment TTCTCGTACGCGCCGACCGGGCGGGTCGGGTACGACGAGGAGGACGTCGACACGTTCCTCGACCTCGTGGTCGTGACGCTGGAGCGCAACCCGCTGCCGCCGCCCGTGCGACCGCGTCCCGGGCCGGGCAGCCGGCCGTTGACGGCGCGCGACGTGCGGACCGTCGCGTTCGGCAAGCCGCCGCGCGGGCGGCGTGGGTACCAGGAGTCGCAGGTGGACAAGTTCCTCGACCGCGTGGAGAACGCGTTGCTCGGGCAGGACGACCTGAGCGCCCGGGACGTGCGCGAGATCCGGTTCAGCAGACCGGTCTTCGGGCGGCGGGGGTACGACGAGACCGAGGTGGACGCGTTCCTGGCCCGCGTGGAACGGCAGCTCTCGGACTCGCCCGCACCGGGTGCCCTGCCGGCGATCACGTCGTGGAAGCAGTTGCGGGCCGTGCGGATCCCGTCGGCCCGGCCCGATCAGCGCGGGTACCGGACGTCGCAGGTGGACCGGGCGTTGGAGGAGATCGGGATCGCGCTGGACGGGATGGTGGGCGCGACCTCGTCGGAGGTCATGGCGACCCGGTTCGCGTTGGCGATGACCGAGGGGCAGGGGTACGACCGGGCGTTCGTGGACGAGCTGCTGCCGCTGTTGGCCGCGGAGCTGCGCCGGCGGGACCGCTGAGTCCCGCGTCCGGGGTGTCCGGACGCGGGGCTCGCGGTGTCCGGGTGCACGACTCGTGGTGCCTGAGTGCACAACTCGCGGTGTCCGAACGCACGACTCGCGGTGTCTGAGTGCATAACTCGCGCGTTCGGGGTGTCTGGGTGGAGGACTCGCGGGCTAGGAGTCGGTGGACTCGGCGGTGGTGAGCCACTGGGTTTCGACGTCCTCGGCCTCGGCCAGCACGGCGCGCAGTTCCGCGTCCAGGGCCAGCAGGCGTTCGGGGTCGGTGGCGGCCTGGGCCAGCGCCTCGTGCAGGACGGCCTCCCGCTTGTGCAAGGCCTCCAGACGGCGTTCCAGCCGGGCCAGTTCCTTGCGCGCGGCCCGCTGGTCGGCGGCGGTCGAAGGTGCCTTCGGGGCCGCGGCGGTCGTGGTCACCGGCTGGGCTTCCGTACGGCGACGGAGGTACTCCTCGATGCCGCCGGGCAGGTCCGTCAGGCCGCCGTCGCCGAACAGCGCCACGACCTGGTCGCACACCCGCTCCACGAGGTAGCGGTCGTGGGAGATCACCACCAGCGTGCCCGGCCACGAGTCGAGCAGGTCCTCCAACTGCTGGAGGGTGTCGATGTCCAGGTCGTTGGTGGGCTCGTCGAGCAGCAGGACGTTCGGCTCGGCCATCAGCAGGCGGCACAGTTGCAGGCGTCGGCGCTCGCCACCGGACAGGTCGCCGACGGGCGTCCACTGCCGTTGCGACGAGAAGCCGAACCGCTCGGCCAGCTGGGACGCGGACAGCTCCTGCTTGCCCAACGACACGCGACGGGCGATCTCCTCCACGGCCTCCAGCACGCGCATGGAGCCGTCGAGGTCGTGGAGTTCCTGACTCAGGTGGGCCAGCTTGACCGTCTGGCCGCGCACCAGGCTGCCCCCGGCCAACGGCAGTTCGCCGGCCAGCGAGCGCAGCAGCGAGGTCTTGCCCGACCCGTTGACGCCGACGATCCCGACGCGGTCGCCCGGACCGATGCGCCAGGTCAGCCCGTCGACCAGCTTCCGGTCACCGACGACGACGGACGCGTCCTCCAGCTCCAGCACGGTCTTGCCCAGCCGGCGCTTGGCGAACGCGAGCAGCTCCACCGAGTCGCGCGGCGCGGGCACGTCCGAGATCAGCGCCTCGGCGGCCTCGATGCGGTAGCGGGGCTTGGACGTCCGGGCCGGTGCGCCCCGGCGCAGCCACGCCAGCTCCTTGCGGGCCAGGTTGCGGCGCTTCTCCTCCAGGGTGTCGGCCAGCCGGGCACGCTCGGCGCGGGCGAAGATCCAGTCCGCGTAGCCGCCCTCGTACTGCTCGACGCGTCCGCCGACGACCTCCCACGTGCGCGAGCACACGGTGTCCAGGAACCAGCGGTCGTGGGTCACGACCACGAGCGCCGTGCGGCGGGCCAGCAGGTGGTCGGCGAGCCAGCGCACGCCCTCGACGTCGAGGTGGTTGGTGGGCTCGTCCAGCACGACCAGGTCGAGTTCCTGGACCAGCGCCGCCGCCAGCGCCACGCGTCGACGCTCGCCACCGGACATCGTGGCGACCGGCGCGTCCAGACCGAATCCGGTGACGCCCAGACCGTCGAGGATCGACCGGACACGGGCGTCCGCCGCCCACTCGTGGTCGGCGGCGAACCCGAGCGGGTCGATCACGGCGTTGCGGACCGTCGACCCTTCGGGGAGTTCGGTGCGCTGCGTGACCACGGCCATGCGCAGGCCGCGGTTGCGGCTGACCCGACCCTCGTCGGGTTCGGCAACGCCTGCGAGGACTTCGAGCAGCGTCGTCTTGCCGCCGCCGTTGAGGCCGACGACGCCGATGCGGTCGCCCTCGCCGACGCCGAGCGACACGCCGTCGAGCAACGGGCGCACGCCGAAGGACTTGGAGACGGACTCCAGGTTGACCAGGTTGGCCATCAACACAACTTTCCGGTGATGAAACGGGTGGTTACGCGTGGACCTCGGGCGGCGTCGGGCGCGGCGCCTCCTCGGTGCCGACCACCCGTGCGCCGTGCACCGGGCCCTGGGCGACGCGGACCGTGCGGCACACGCCCGCGCCCGCGAGTTCGGCGGCCACGCGCACGGCCGCGTCGCCGTCCGTGCACAGGAACGCGCAGGTCGGCCCGGAGCCGGACACCATGCCGGCCAGCGCGCCCGCGTTGACGCCGGCCCGCAGCGTGCGGCGCAGGTTGGGCCGCAGCGAGACGGCCGCGGCCTGGAGGTCGTTGCCCAGCAGCAGCGCGAGCTGCCGGGGGTCGCCCGAGGCCAGCCCTTCGAGCACGGCCTCGGCCTCGCCGACGCGGGGCGGGTCGCCCTCGGCGCGCAGCCGGTCGAGTTCGCCGAACACCTCGGGCGTGGACAGGCCGCCCTTGTCGAACGCCAGCACCCAGTGGAACTGGTGGCGGGCGAGCACGGGCACGATCCGGTCGCCGCGGTCGGTGCCCAGCGCCGTGCCGCCGTACAGGGCGAACGGCACGTCGGCGCCGATCGTCGCGGCCAGGCCGGCGAGTTCGTCCTTGGTGATCTCCAGCCGCCACAGCGCGGCCAGGCCGATCAGGGTGGCGGCGGCGTCGGCGCTGCCGCCCGCCATGCCGCCGGCGACCGGGATGCTCTTCTTGATCACGACCCGCACCTTGGGGTCGTCCGCGTCGCGCCCGGCGTGCTCGGCCAGCACGCGCACGGCCCGCCACGCCAGGTTCGAGGGACCGGTCGGGACCACGTCCGCGCCCTCGCCGCTCACCTCGACGCCCGGGTCGTCGGCGACGGCGACGGTGACCTCGTCGGTCAGCGACAGCGCCTGGAAGATCGTGACCAGGTCGTGGTAGCCGTCGTCGCGCTGATCGCCTACGGCAAGGTGCAGGTTGACCTTGGCCGGGACGCGGACGGTGACCGGAGGGGGAACGACGGCGAGCACACCCTGAAGCCTACGGCGACCGGCGGTGTGCTCGCCTCCACCCGACCGTCCGATCCCCATGCGACCACCCCTGACTCCGCGACAATCGTTCAACAATCCGACAAGAACCGGCCCGGCCACCGCGAGGGCGACCGGGCCGGGTCCGGGGAGTGCGAGGTCAGACGGGCAGCACGGACCCGTTGAACTCCTTGTTGATGTAGTCCTTCACCTGCTGGGACTGGAGCAGACCGAGCAGGTCCTTGATCCGCTTGTCGTCCTTCAGCTCGGGCCGGGTGACCAGACCGTTCGCGTTCGGGTTGCCCTCGGCCTTCTCCAGCACCAGGGCGTCGGCCGCGGGCTTGAGACCGGCGTCGATCGCGTAGTTGCCGTTGATCACCGACACGTCGGTGTCCTCGAGCGAGCGCGGGAGCTGCGCGGCTTCGAGCGTGACGAACTGGAGGTTCTTCGGGTTCTCCGCGACGTCCTTGGTCGTCGCGGTCTTCTCCGTGCCCGCCTTGAGCTTGATCAGGCCGTTCGCCTGGAGCAGCCGCAGGCCGCGCGCCTCGTTGGCGGCGTCGTTGGCCAGGCCGACCTTCGCACCGGACGCCAGCTCGTCGAGCTTCTTGATCTTCTTCGAGTACAGGCCGAGCGGCTCCAGGTGGACCGGACCGATCCACTCCAGCTGCGAGCCGCTGTCGGTCTTGAAGGACTCCAGGTACGGCACGGTCTGGAAGTAGTTGGCGTCCAACGACTTGTCGACCAGCGCGGTGTTCGGCTGGACGTAGTCGCTGAACTCGACGATCTCGATCTTCAGACCCTTGTCCTTGGCCAGGTTGTCCGCCACATAACGCAGGATCTGCGCATGGGGGACGGGGCTCACGCCGACCTTGAGGGCGGCCTCGGGGTTGCCGGCGGCGCCCTGGTCGGCACTCCCGCACGCCGTCACGCCGATCAGCAGCGCGGCGGTCAGGAGGGCAGCACGAATACGCATTTCATTCCTTCGGGTACGGCGGTCGAAAAGGTCAGATCGAGGCGTGCCGGCGCCGGTCGACGGCGCGGGCGGCACGGTTGAAGCCGTATTGCATGATCGTGGCGAAAATAGCGAGGACGATCACCGTCGACCACAGGTAGCGGTCGTCGAAGCGCTGGTAGCCGTACCGGACGGCCAGGTCGCCCAGACCACCGCCGCCGACGACACCGGCCATCGCCGAATACCCCAGCAATGCGATCGCGGTCACGCCGATCGCATTGATCAAAGCGGGCAACGATTCACGCAACAGGACGCTGCGGACGATTCGCAACGTCGAGGCGCCGGTCGTCACCGCAGCCTCCACCACCGACACGTGCACTTCCGAGAGCACGTTCTGCACCAGCCTGCCGACGAACGGGATCGCGCCGATGGACAGCGGCACGATCGCCGCGCTGGCCCCGATCGTGTTGCCGAGCAACAGCCTCGTCAGCGACATCAGCAGGATGAGCAGGACCAGGAACGGCATCGAACGGCCGAGGTCCACGACGAACCCGAGCAGTCGGTGCACCACCGGCCGGGGCTTCAGCCCACCGGGAGCGGTGAGCTGAAGCCAGACGCCGACGGGGATGCCGAGCAAGGTCGCGATCAGGGTGGAGACGGCCACCATGTACAACGTGTCCCCTGTCGCGACAAGGAGATCGTCGAACACGGTGGACCAGGGGGTCGACTTCCTCACGCAGCTACACCCTGCGGACCCTTCGCCGCACGACGCACCGCACCGCCGGCCTCGGAGATCCACTCGAGGGCCGAGTCCGCGCGCTCACCGGACAGGCCGACGCGGAACCGCGCGACCGGGGTCTCGCCGAGCCGGGTCAGGCCGCCGCCGAGCAGGTTCAGGTCGACCCCGAACCGGCTGGTGGCCTCGGGCAGCAGCGCGCCGACGGCCGCGAAGCCGACCAGCACGACGTCCGCCACGCGGTCGTAGCGACCCTCGGACGCGGGGTTCTGGTCCACGGCGGGCAGCAGCGACGAAGCCGTGCGGCTGTCGGCGTCGGACACCAGGTCCAGCACCTTGCCGTGCTCGACCACGCGGCCGTTCTCCAGCACCGCGACGTCGTCGCAGATCTTCCGCACGACGCCCATGTCGTGGGTCACGACGAGGACGGTCACACCGAGTTCGGCCCGCGCGCGGTCCAGGACCGTGAGCACCGAGCCGGTCGTGTCGGGGTCGAGCGCGGACGTCGGCTCGTCGGCCAGCAGCACCGACGGGGACGCGGCGAGCGCACGCGCCACCGCGATCCGCTGGCGCTGGCCGCCGGAGAGCTGGTCCGGGTAGGACGCCGCCTTGTCGGTCAGGCCGACGAGGTCGAGCAGCTCGGCGACGCGGGTGCGCCGCTGCGGGCCGGGCACGCCGGCGGACTCCAGCGGCAGCGCGATGTTGCCCGCGGCGGTCCGCTGACGCAGCAGCGAATCCCCTTGCGGCACAACGCCGATCTGCCGGCGGGCGGCACGCAGCGCGGTGCCGCCGAGCGAGACGAGGTCGGTTCCGTCGACGCGGATCGCACCACTGTCCGGACGCTCCAGCAGCGCGACGCACCGGGCCAAAGTGGACTTGCCGGCACCGCTGGGGCCGACGACGCCGAGGACCGTGCCGGCCTCCACTTCGAGGTTCACGCCGTCCAGGGCGCGAACCTGCCCGGCACCGCCGGGAAAGGACTTGGTGAGGTTCTCAACAGTGATCACGATTTCACTCCACGACTGCACGCGGCAGCGCACGCTCATGGCGTGGGCGACCGGAAACTCAGCTCAGACGGGTGTCCTGCGAAAGGACGCGAAGAGGCGGGGGAAGCGTCTACGCAGTGAAGTTGCGACAGCCCGTGACGGTGCGGCGGCCGTGGTCGACAACCCGCCGTCTGGTCAGCATTCGAGTCCTGGGCACGTGATCCTCCATCGGTCCTGGCTGAAGCACCTGCCCCGGTGGCGGGGTGGTTGCTGCGGCGTCGTGGAGCCAGGTCTCTCGGCCGCTCGGGATGGCAGCACGAGTACACCCGACGCACCAGGAAAAACGCAAGCCCGGTTTGGGATCGTTCGTCAAATCACACGTACGGCCGAAAGATCACCGGCTAACGCAGTGCCGAAGCCTCGGCTATCCGGACGAACTCACTGACGGCCAATTGCTCGCCGCGCACTCCGGGATCAACACCCGCAACCGTGAGCAACCGCTCGGCCTCGGCCGCCGACCCCGCCCACCCCGCGAGAGCACCGCGCAGGGTCTTGCGCCGCTGGGCGAAAGCCGCATCGATCAAGGTGAAGAGGGCTCGCCTGTCCACAGTGGACGGAAGGGTGTCGCGGACCGTGAACGCGACCAGCGCGGAGTCGACGTTGGGTACCGGCCAGAACACCGATCGTGACACCGGACCCGCGCGCCGGGCATCCGCGTACCAGGCGAGCTTCACGCTCGGCACCCCGTAGACCCGGCTGCCGGGGCCCGCCGCCATGCGGTCCGCGACCTCGGCCTGGACCATGACGAGACCGGATCGCAACGAAGGCAGCTCGGCCAGCAGGTGCAGGACGACCGGGACGGCCACGTTGTAGGGCAGGTTCGCGACCAGCGCCGTGGGCTGGACAGGCAGATCGGCGGCGGTGACCTTCATCGCGTCGGCAGGCACGACGTGCAGGCGCCGGGCAAGGTCGGGCGCACGGTCGGCCGCGGTCTCCGGCAGCTTGGCGGCAAGGACGGGGTCGATCTCCACCGCCACGACGGACCGACAGGCCGGCAACAGCGCCAGCGTCAACGACCCCAGACCGGGTCCCACTTCGAGCACGACGTCGTCGGGCGACAACTCGGCGGCGGCCACGATCTTGCGCACGGTGTTGGGGTCGTGCACGAAGTTCTGGCCCAGCTTCTTGGTCGGCCGGATGTCCAGTTCGGCCGCCAACCGCCGAACGTCGGCAGGCCCCAGGAGCGAACTCCCAGGGCCTGCCGACGACGAAGTCTCAGTCACGCTGAACAGTGTCCCTCACCCGCCAACCCGCTTCACCGCGAGCCCGTGTCCGGGACAACCACCACGGCGTGGCCACGCCGGCCACACCTACACCCGCTGCCCCACCGACTCCGGTCCGGCCAACCACCACGGCGTAGCCGCGTTGGTGTCTGGACTGAGCCAATCCGATCCCCGCGCAGCGGCGATCGGATTCGCGAGGGAAGACGCCGACTCAGGCGGCCACGCCCGCCGCGACGAAGGAGCGGCAATCAAACACAGTCGCGGCAATTCAACACAGTTACGGCAGGCCCAGCTTCGCCTGGCACGCGGGCCACGCCGAGTAGCCGCCGCGGGCGTCGCGGACCTTGGTGGCGATGGCGATCTGCTGCTCGCGGCTGGCCTGGTGCGGGTACGCGGCGTACGCGGAGCCGCCGTAGGCGTCCCACGTGCCCTTGTCGAACTGGAGGCCGCCGTAGTAGCCGTTACCGGTGTTGATGGCCCAGTTGCCCGTGGCCTCGCACTGCGCGAGCTTGTCCCACACCGCGCCGTCCGGCGGGAGCTTGGTGCCGACCTTCACCTTCTTGGCCTTCGGCTCCTTGGTGACCTTGACGCCGAGCTTCTCGCGGCCGACTTCCTTACCGTTCTTGACGGTCACGCGGTAGGTGACGATCTGCTCGCCGGCCTCACCGGGCTCGACGACCTGCTTCTCACCCCGCATCAGGGTGTCGTCCTTGACCTCTTCGACCGGCGGCTGGATCGGCTCGGTCGCGTTGATCACGGACACGCCGGTCCGGCTGATGTGGACCTCGGCGCCGTCGGTGATGCGCAGGTCGGCGGCGGTCTCGAGCTTGTCGTCCGGGCCGAGGCTGAGGTTCTCGGTCTTGAGCAGCTCGTCGACGGTCAACGCCGTCGTGTCGAGCTTGCGCGCCTCGTTGGCGCCGTCGAACAGGGTGATCGTCTTGAGGGTCTTGACCTCGACGGACAGCCCGGCCAGCGGCACGGCCATGTCGCGGTTCTGCGAGATCCAGGCGCCTTCGTCGTCGACCTTGAGCTGGTCGAGCGCCTCGCCGACGTTGACCGAGCGGACCCAGCCCTCGCGCTGCTCGCCGTCGACCGTCGCCTTCACCAGGCGCCCGCGGTCGAGGGTGATCCGACCGCCGTCGGTGATCTCGGCCTGGGGCGAGGGGCTCAGGGCGTCGTGCTCGCCGACGGCGATGCCCTCGTCGGCGAGGATCTCGCCGACGGTGTCGTCGAACGTGCTGACCGTGCGGACCTCGCCGTCGATGTCGACGGTCACGTCCTTGTTCATGGCGTAGGCGGTCGCGGTGCCACCGCCGATGCTCACCAGCACGGCGGCCACGGCGGCCTTGAGGAAGCGGCGCTTCCACTTGCCGGCGGACTCGACCAGGGCGGCGGGCGGCGCGTCGGGTTCGTCGAGCGCGGGGCCGGCCTGGGAGACCTCGTCCGGGAAGATGATCGGGGGCAGGAGCGTGGTCTCGGCGTTGATGAGCCGGATCAGCTCGTCGACGTCGACGTTCGCGTTGGCCAGGACCTCGTCGGCGTCGGGTCCGAGGACCTCCAGGACGTCGTCCGGCGTGATGCTGAAGACCGTGGTGTCCCACTCGGAGGGTTCCGGTCTGTCCAGCACGTCGACCGAGGTCGACTTGACCGGGGTGAACCAGTCGGTGTCCTCGTTGAACGAACTCACGGGTTTCCTTACCTCCTGAAGGCGCAAAGCCGTGCTTCGCGCGCGTTCGCCGTCGGTGCCCAGCTCGTGAAGTCCGGCAGCTCCCGCGTGTTCACTCGTCTTGTCGCTTCTGGCGTCGGTACCCGCCCCGACAACGGGTTCGTCCCCTGCGCTTCGAGGGGCACGGTCACGGGACCGTAACGGAGGTCGCGAGGTTGTGCAAACACCCCTACGAAGCTTGTGACGTCGCTCACCCTATCAGGGGATGATCCGGGTCGGCCGTTCGTCGTAACCAGCACTACGACTCCGCAACGTCACCGAGTCGGAACACCCGTTCGGCGTTTCGGGTGACAGTGGCTGCCAACTCCCCGAGGTCCACTTCACGCAAAGTGGCAAGGTCGCGCAGTGTGTAGTTGGCCGCGTAGGGCTCGTTCGGGCGCCCGCGAAACGGGTGAGGCGTCAGGAACGGGGCATCGGTCTCCACGAGCACGTGGTCGGCGGGCGTCCGCTTGGCGGCCTCGCGCAACGCGTGGGCGTTGCGGAAGGTCACCGTGCCCGCGAACGACAGCACGAAGCCCCGCTCGACGCACGCCCGCGCGAACGCGAGGTCGCCGGAGAAGCAGTGGAACACCACAGTGGACGGCGCACCCTCCTCGTCGAGGATCTTGAGGATGTCGTCGTGCGCCTCGCGGTCGTGGATCATCAACGGCTTGTCCACGAGCTTGGAAAGCCCGATGTGCCAACGGAAAGCCGCGTGCTGGTCCGCTGTGGACGAGTAGTCCCAGTAGTAGTCCAGCCCGGTCTCGCCGATGGCCACGACCCGGGGCCGCCGCGCCAACGCGGTCAGCTCGGCGCGCTCGGCGTCCCCGAAGGACGACGTCCGGGTGGGGTGCAGCGCGACGGCGGCGAACACCCGGTCGTCCCAGGTGGCGGCCTCCGCGGCCCACCTGGCGGACGCCAGGT includes the following:
- a CDS encoding DivIVA domain-containing protein, with protein sequence MERVGFETRNHSPAHPAPLLSAQDLGQVAFHRPPPGQPGYDEQDVDTFLDRIEETLRGRDDVTEEQVRRKRFRPARPGYHAAEVDVFMDLVAETLKSTPQRRQAAAPAHGAHATTTGMRPAPQLTPQDVRGVRFHKPRPGNRGYHEGEIDAFLVRIERTLSGRDVLTAREVQDVEFSYAPTGRVGYDEEDVDTFLDLVVVTLERNPLPPPVRPRPGPGSRPLTARDVRTVAFGKPPRGRRGYQESQVDKFLDRVENALLGQDDLSARDVREIRFSRPVFGRRGYDETEVDAFLARVERQLSDSPAPGALPAITSWKQLRAVRIPSARPDQRGYRTSQVDRALEEIGIALDGMVGATSSEVMATRFALAMTEGQGYDRAFVDELLPLLAAELRRRDR
- a CDS encoding ABC-F family ATP-binding cassette domain-containing protein, whose product is MANLVNLESVSKSFGVRPLLDGVSLGVGEGDRIGVVGLNGGGKTTLLEVLAGVAEPDEGRVSRNRGLRMAVVTQRTELPEGSTVRNAVIDPLGFAADHEWAADARVRSILDGLGVTGFGLDAPVATMSGGERRRVALAAALVQELDLVVLDEPTNHLDVEGVRWLADHLLARRTALVVVTHDRWFLDTVCSRTWEVVGGRVEQYEGGYADWIFARAERARLADTLEEKRRNLARKELAWLRRGAPARTSKPRYRIEAAEALISDVPAPRDSVELLAFAKRRLGKTVLELEDASVVVGDRKLVDGLTWRIGPGDRVGIVGVNGSGKTSLLRSLAGELPLAGGSLVRGQTVKLAHLSQELHDLDGSMRVLEAVEEIARRVSLGKQELSASQLAERFGFSSQRQWTPVGDLSGGERRRLQLCRLLMAEPNVLLLDEPTNDLDIDTLQQLEDLLDSWPGTLVVISHDRYLVERVCDQVVALFGDGGLTDLPGGIEEYLRRRTEAQPVTTTAAAPKAPSTAADQRAARKELARLERRLEALHKREAVLHEALAQAATDPERLLALDAELRAVLAEAEDVETQWLTTAESTDS
- a CDS encoding 4-(cytidine 5'-diphospho)-2-C-methyl-D-erythritol kinase; the encoded protein is MLAVVPPPVTVRVPAKVNLHLAVGDQRDDGYHDLVTIFQALSLTDEVTVAVADDPGVEVSGEGADVVPTGPSNLAWRAVRVLAEHAGRDADDPKVRVVIKKSIPVAGGMAGGSADAAATLIGLAALWRLEITKDELAGLAATIGADVPFALYGGTALGTDRGDRIVPVLARHQFHWVLAFDKGGLSTPEVFGELDRLRAEGDPPRVGEAEAVLEGLASGDPRQLALLLGNDLQAAAVSLRPNLRRTLRAGVNAGALAGMVSGSGPTCAFLCTDGDAAVRVAAELAGAGVCRTVRVAQGPVHGARVVGTEEAPRPTPPEVHA
- a CDS encoding MetQ/NlpA family ABC transporter substrate-binding protein, which gives rise to MRIRAALLTAALLIGVTACGSADQGAAGNPEAALKVGVSPVPHAQILRYVADNLAKDKGLKIEIVEFSDYVQPNTALVDKSLDANYFQTVPYLESFKTDSGSQLEWIGPVHLEPLGLYSKKIKKLDELASGAKVGLANDAANEARGLRLLQANGLIKLKAGTEKTATTKDVAENPKNLQFVTLEAAQLPRSLEDTDVSVINGNYAIDAGLKPAADALVLEKAEGNPNANGLVTRPELKDDKRIKDLLGLLQSQQVKDYINKEFNGSVLPV
- a CDS encoding methionine ABC transporter permease, with translation MRKSTPWSTVFDDLLVATGDTLYMVAVSTLIATLLGIPVGVWLQLTAPGGLKPRPVVHRLLGFVVDLGRSMPFLVLLILLMSLTRLLLGNTIGASAAIVPLSIGAIPFVGRLVQNVLSEVHVSVVEAAVTTGASTLRIVRSVLLRESLPALINAIGVTAIALLGYSAMAGVVGGGGLGDLAVRYGYQRFDDRYLWSTVIVLAIFATIMQYGFNRAARAVDRRRHASI
- a CDS encoding methionine ABC transporter ATP-binding protein; this translates as MITVENLTKSFPGGAGQVRALDGVNLEVEAGTVLGVVGPSGAGKSTLARCVALLERPDSGAIRVDGTDLVSLGGTALRAARRQIGVVPQGDSLLRQRTAAGNIALPLESAGVPGPQRRTRVAELLDLVGLTDKAASYPDQLSGGQRQRIAVARALAASPSVLLADEPTSALDPDTTGSVLTVLDRARAELGVTVLVVTHDMGVVRKICDDVAVLENGRVVEHGKVLDLVSDADSRTASSLLPAVDQNPASEGRYDRVADVVLVGFAAVGALLPEATSRFGVDLNLLGGGLTRLGETPVARFRVGLSGERADSALEWISEAGGAVRRAAKGPQGVAA
- the rsmA gene encoding 16S rRNA (adenine(1518)-N(6)/adenine(1519)-N(6))-dimethyltransferase RsmA, which codes for MTETSSSAGPGSSLLGPADVRRLAAELDIRPTKKLGQNFVHDPNTVRKIVAAAELSPDDVVLEVGPGLGSLTLALLPACRSVVAVEIDPVLAAKLPETAADRAPDLARRLHVVPADAMKVTAADLPVQPTALVANLPYNVAVPVVLHLLAELPSLRSGLVMVQAEVADRMAAGPGSRVYGVPSVKLAWYADARRAGPVSRSVFWPVPNVDSALVAFTVRDTLPSTVDRRALFTLIDAAFAQRRKTLRGALAGWAGSAAEAERLLTVAGVDPGVRGEQLAVSEFVRIAEASALR
- a CDS encoding resuscitation-promoting factor encodes the protein MSSFNEDTDWFTPVKSTSVDVLDRPEPSEWDTTVFSITPDDVLEVLGPDADEVLANANVDVDELIRLINAETTLLPPIIFPDEVSQAGPALDEPDAPPAALVESAGKWKRRFLKAAVAAVLVSIGGGTATAYAMNKDVTVDIDGEVRTVSTFDDTVGEILADEGIAVGEHDALSPSPQAEITDGGRITLDRGRLVKATVDGEQREGWVRSVNVGEALDQLKVDDEGAWISQNRDMAVPLAGLSVEVKTLKTITLFDGANEARKLDTTALTVDELLKTENLSLGPDDKLETAADLRITDGAEVHISRTGVSVINATEPIQPPVEEVKDDTLMRGEKQVVEPGEAGEQIVTYRVTVKNGKEVGREKLGVKVTKEPKAKKVKVGTKLPPDGAVWDKLAQCEATGNWAINTGNGYYGGLQFDKGTWDAYGGSAYAAYPHQASREQQIAIATKVRDARGGYSAWPACQAKLGLP
- a CDS encoding TatD family hydrolase, which translates into the protein MTKRHGERPPVPEALPVPAVDSHTHLDACGAKNADDVRALLDRAAAAGVDRVVTVADDLASARWAAEAATWDDRVFAAVALHPTRTSSFGDAERAELTALARRPRVVAIGETGLDYYWDYSSTADQHAAFRWHIGLSKLVDKPLMIHDREAHDDILKILDEEGAPSTVVFHCFSGDLAFARACVERGFVLSFAGTVTFRNAHALREAAKRTPADHVLVETDAPFLTPHPFRGRPNEPYAANYTLRDLATLREVDLGELAATVTRNAERVFRLGDVAES